A genomic segment from Wolbachia endosymbiont of Ctenocephalides felis wCfeF encodes:
- a CDS encoding Murein hydrolase activator NlpD has translation MRRIASFFILSAILISCGLQKPAPVLLKGEEFYGKRDLEYTREYHLIREDVDSSIKKENRKAVVDKVYRENNKAQNMEINGVSCKFVMPVKGTIISAASSDEVCKDGVKIAAQGGTNVVASAPGKVIYVGKGLRWYGNLIIVEHKDNYVTVYSYLKNIHVEIGDKVKQGQVIGSAGKSSTQDKDPQMCFTIRHNGQAVDPLKHLNCN, from the coding sequence AATACTGATAAGCTGTGGCTTGCAAAAACCTGCACCTGTGCTGCTTAAAGGTGAAGAGTTTTATGGGAAAAGAGACCTAGAATATACAAGAGAATATCATTTAATTAGAGAGGATGTTGACTCTTCAATAAAAAAAGAAAATAGAAAAGCCGTCGTAGATAAGGTATATAGAGAGAATAATAAAGCGCAAAATATGGAAATTAATGGGGTAAGCTGTAAATTTGTAATGCCAGTTAAAGGTACTATTATTTCAGCTGCCTCCTCTGATGAAGTATGCAAAGATGGAGTAAAAATTGCTGCTCAAGGCGGAACAAATGTGGTTGCTTCTGCACCTGGTAAAGTGATATATGTAGGCAAAGGGCTGAGATGGTATGGAAATTTAATTATAGTAGAACACAAAGATAATTATGTGACTGTGTACTCCTATTTAAAAAACATACACGTTGAAATTGGTGATAAGGTAAAACAAGGTCAAGTAATTGGATCTGCAGGTAAGTCAAGTACGCAGGATAAAGATCCGCAGATGTGCTTTACAATACGGCATAACGGTCAAGCGGTTGATCCTTTGAAGCATCTGAACTGTAATTGA